The region GGGAGAATGGTTCGAAAAGAAACGGGGACGCGCTACAGCCCTCGCCGGTTTCGGTAGTGCCTTTTCTGTGATGACAGTCCCCTTTATTAATAGCTGGTTGATCAGTGAGTATGGCTGGAAAACCGGCTGGATTTTCCATGCGGTTACCGTAGCGGTCTGTTTAATTCTGCCGGGTATTTTTATCGTCAGGAACCGGCCCGAGGATCTCGGCCTGCATCCGGATGGCATCGATCCCGAACAGGAACCTGAGCCCGAACCGGAAGAGAAACCGAAGCGTCCCCTGATCACAGCCACGATCGAATCCTGGACGGTCCGCCAGGTTCTCCGCGACCCGACCTTCTGGAAACTGCTTTCGGTGATCACCACTCATGCTCTGGTCGGTACCGGACTGGTCTTTCACCAGATCGCTTTGCTGGGCAGTCATGGAGTTCCCACAAACTGGGCAATCCGCATGATGGCCTTTCAGGCCGTGTGTGCCACCCTGCTGATGTTCCCGGCTGGCTGGTTGACCGACCGCTTCCCCAGCCGCTACATTCTCTGCTTCTCCATGCTCTGCATGGCACTGGCGAATCTCATCGTGTTGACCATGCCTACGATCTGGATGGTCGTTGTCTACACGTTCCTCCTGGGGATCACGGGGAGCATCTTTCGCAGCACAGCCACGGTCGTCTGGATCAACTATTATGGCCGTATGAATCAGGGCGCCGTACGCGGCGTGGCCTGGTCAATGATGATTCTTGCTTCCGCCCTGGGCCCCCTGCCGGTTGCCATGTCGATTGATTACTTCGGATCATATAACCCGGTGCTCTATCTGTTTATGGCGCTCCCGCTGATGGCAGCCCTGGCCGTCTGGTCGGCTCATCCTCCGACGCTGTTCAAGGACCAGGAGTCTGCCGCTGAACCGGAGGTCGCAAGTTAGCGAAGACTTCAGAGTTTAGATCCGCAATACTTACAGAAGGTCGCATCGGAATCATGTCCTTCCTTCATGCATTCCGGACAGACCTGCGTTGTAACCCAGTGTGAGGCCTTCTTTCCGCCGGGATGTGCCAGTTCCGCCGACACGATCCCCGTTGGAACGATGATCAGGCTGTACCCCAGAATCATAATAACCGCTGCCAGAAACTTTCCGAGCGGTGTCACCGGCGCGATATCACCATATCCGACGGTCGTCATGGTCACGATTGCCCAGTACATGCTCTGAGGAATCGAAGTAAAGCCACTGTCCTGATCCCCCTCGATCAGATACAGGGCGGTCCCTTCAATCACGACAGCAATCAAGACAGTTGCCAGGAAAACCGTGATCTTAGATCGACTGGCCCAGATCGCTCGCCGCAACTCCGAAGCTTCTGTC is a window of Gimesia chilikensis DNA encoding:
- a CDS encoding MFS transporter is translated as MNSQSSCAEVELKGGLEEIALPTYKYFPGWSMLGIAALAQFLSAPGQSFSVAVFKDPMRMSLGLSETQYSLAYGFATIVSACLLPFIGRMLDHWGARIILPIVATGLAISCFFMSQIHTLGSLYLGFSLVRSLGQGALTLISVWMVGEWFEKKRGRATALAGFGSAFSVMTVPFINSWLISEYGWKTGWIFHAVTVAVCLILPGIFIVRNRPEDLGLHPDGIDPEQEPEPEPEEKPKRPLITATIESWTVRQVLRDPTFWKLLSVITTHALVGTGLVFHQIALLGSHGVPTNWAIRMMAFQAVCATLLMFPAGWLTDRFPSRYILCFSMLCMALANLIVLTMPTIWMVVVYTFLLGITGSIFRSTATVVWINYYGRMNQGAVRGVAWSMMILASALGPLPVAMSIDYFGSYNPVLYLFMALPLMAALAVWSAHPPTLFKDQESAAEPEVAS